A window of the Flavobacterium sangjuense genome harbors these coding sequences:
- the purD gene encoding phosphoribosylamine--glycine ligase → MVILLLGSGGREHALAFKMLQSPICSTLFVAPGNAGTASIATNVSINPNDFNAIKSFSIQEKVDMVVVGPEDPLVLGIYDFFKNDSELNHIPVIGPSKLGAQLEGSKEFAKEFLVKHKIPTAAYDSFTAATVEKGCKFLETLQPPYVLKADGLAAGKGVLILNDLEEAKTELRNMLVHAKFGNASAKVVIEEFLDGIELSCFVLTDGKSYKVLPTAKDYKRIGEGDTGLNTGGMGAISPVPFADAVLLEKIETRIVKPTVEGLQKDGIEYKGFVFIGLIIVKGEPIVIEYNVRMGDPETEVVIPRIKSDLVELFQAVANEKLNEVSLEIDERSATTVMVVSGGYPEDYDRGFEISGIENIQDSLVFHAGTKLENGKVVTNGGRVIAITSFGNDFKEAIKKSYQNIDKLNFDKMYFRKDIGFDLL, encoded by the coding sequence ATGGTTATTTTACTACTTGGTTCAGGCGGAAGAGAACATGCTTTGGCATTTAAAATGCTTCAAAGTCCAATTTGCTCAACACTTTTTGTTGCACCAGGAAATGCGGGAACTGCTTCAATAGCAACAAATGTTTCTATTAATCCAAATGATTTTAATGCAATAAAATCGTTCTCGATTCAGGAAAAAGTCGACATGGTTGTCGTTGGTCCTGAAGATCCATTAGTGCTAGGGATTTATGATTTCTTTAAAAATGATTCAGAGCTAAATCATATTCCGGTTATTGGGCCATCAAAACTCGGAGCTCAATTAGAAGGAAGTAAAGAGTTTGCCAAAGAATTTCTAGTTAAACACAAGATACCGACAGCAGCCTATGATAGTTTTACGGCAGCAACTGTCGAAAAAGGATGCAAATTTTTAGAAACATTGCAACCACCATACGTATTAAAAGCCGATGGATTAGCAGCAGGGAAAGGTGTTTTAATTCTTAACGATTTAGAAGAAGCGAAAACAGAATTACGAAATATGCTGGTTCATGCCAAATTCGGAAATGCAAGTGCCAAAGTGGTTATCGAAGAATTTCTTGACGGAATTGAATTGAGTTGTTTTGTATTGACAGACGGGAAAAGCTATAAAGTTCTGCCAACAGCCAAAGATTATAAACGAATTGGAGAAGGCGATACAGGTTTAAATACAGGCGGCATGGGAGCAATTTCCCCGGTGCCATTTGCAGATGCCGTTTTGCTTGAAAAAATAGAAACCCGAATTGTAAAACCAACAGTTGAAGGTTTACAAAAAGACGGAATTGAGTACAAAGGTTTTGTTTTTATTGGACTAATCATTGTTAAAGGCGAGCCAATAGTTATTGAATACAACGTCAGAATGGGTGATCCCGAAACGGAAGTTGTAATTCCGAGAATTAAATCCGATTTAGTCGAATTATTTCAAGCTGTTGCCAATGAGAAACTGAATGAAGTCTCGTTAGAAATTGACGAAAGAAGTGCCACAACAGTAATGGTAGTTTCCGGCGGTTATCCTGAAGATTATGATAGAGGCTTTGAAATTTCAGGAATAGAAAACATTCAGGATTCACTTGTTTTTCACGCAGGGACAAAACTTGAAAATGGAAAAGTCGTAACCAATGGAGGAAGAGTCATAGCCATCACTTCTTTTGGGAATGATTTCAAAGAAGCCATAAAAAAATCTTACCAAAATATAGACAAGCTAAATTTTGATAAGATGTATTTTAGAAAAGATATTGGCTTCGACTTACTTTAA
- a CDS encoding T9SS type A sorting domain-containing protein, with protein MKKLLLFSLLVFAFTSNAQVSWTTQNTNFPVDGSYTGDIAVVDANIAWALVQRVTATNHQTFSKTINGGTNWTTGSIGVGNTTGLGIGNITAVDASTAWVSTFPTGSTSAQQGVYKTIDGGTTWTRQTTAAFSSSPSLSFCNFVYFFDANNGVCMGDKRGGYFEIYTTTNGGTNWTRTPSANIAASATDYGYTGKYYANGNTVWFGTDGGELMRSTDKGLNWTKITTPIPDFGGGTDTTSIAEFAFSDNNNGFILKETYDGLPTPTFLETELFRTADGGATWTPVTFGTGIFHGALAFAGPGMLVTGGSSDGNFGSSYSLNNGLTWTAIDGLSHTCLALKSDTLGWGGGFATTGVGGAFKFNNTLGTPSFNAAKFKVFPNPAISTVTIAAENADSYNLSVTDVTGKIVMTKSLNGIENTLDISSLSTGAYFFELSSDNTKDVIKILKN; from the coding sequence ATGAAAAAATTATTACTTTTCTCTTTATTAGTATTTGCATTTACTTCAAATGCTCAGGTTTCGTGGACAACACAAAACACTAATTTCCCTGTTGACGGTTCATACACAGGAGATATTGCTGTGGTTGATGCTAATATTGCATGGGCATTAGTTCAAAGAGTTACCGCAACAAATCATCAAACATTTTCAAAAACCATTAATGGTGGTACAAACTGGACAACCGGTTCTATTGGTGTTGGTAATACAACAGGTTTAGGTATCGGAAACATAACTGCAGTTGATGCGAGTACTGCTTGGGTTTCTACATTTCCAACAGGTTCAACATCAGCACAACAAGGTGTATACAAAACAATTGATGGTGGTACAACTTGGACCAGACAAACGACTGCAGCATTCTCTTCGTCCCCAAGTCTTTCATTTTGCAATTTTGTTTATTTCTTTGATGCTAACAATGGTGTTTGTATGGGTGATAAAAGAGGTGGTTATTTTGAAATTTATACCACTACAAATGGAGGAACTAATTGGACAAGAACTCCATCAGCTAACATCGCTGCTTCAGCTACTGATTATGGTTATACTGGTAAATATTATGCGAACGGAAATACTGTTTGGTTCGGAACTGATGGCGGTGAATTAATGCGTTCTACCGACAAAGGTTTAAATTGGACAAAAATTACTACCCCTATTCCTGATTTTGGCGGTGGTACTGATACAACATCTATTGCTGAATTTGCTTTTTCTGATAATAACAATGGTTTTATTTTAAAAGAAACTTATGACGGTTTACCAACTCCAACTTTTTTAGAAACAGAATTATTTCGTACAGCTGATGGTGGTGCAACCTGGACACCTGTTACATTTGGGACAGGAATATTTCATGGAGCACTTGCTTTTGCAGGTCCCGGAATGCTTGTAACCGGAGGTTCATCAGATGGGAATTTCGGATCTTCTTACAGTTTGAATAATGGTCTTACCTGGACAGCTATTGACGGGTTGTCACACACGTGCTTAGCTTTAAAAAGCGATACTCTTGGTTGGGGTGGAGGTTTTGCTACGACTGGTGTAGGAGGTGCATTTAAATTTAATAATACTTTAGGAACTCCAAGTTTTAATGCTGCTAAATTTAAAGTATTCCCAAATCCTGCAATTTCAACAGTTACAATCGCTGCTGAAAATGCAGATTCATATAATTTATCCGTTACAGATGTAACAGGTAAAATCGTTATGACTAAATCATTAAACGGAATTGAAAACACATTGGATATTTCTTCTCTTTCAACTGGTGCTTATTTCTTCGAATTAAGCTCAGATAACACAAAAGACGTGATTAAAATTCTTAAAAATTAA
- a CDS encoding DUF6427 family protein: MITSVFKKSTLLNNALVVVLLLLFFFMYQSSDLLSTISSHGFSKTATLVLLLLTSFFLVNFTVKKNNLTKNSSYTILFFLLFLLIFPSIFNNSNLLFANFFLLMAVRRLISLQTLKAPKEKIFDASMWIFIASLFHFWCILFIILVYISIFFHVSRDFRNWLLPFVAFFATAVIFMVSALAFDKTWITHIITQTQTNFELDYFTNNYQNIALSFFVVIALYFLFSLIFSLTNKPLILQASYKKMIFGFLIGVTIFLISPDKNNEMLIFTFMPLSVMCTTNIEYSQSKMYQEIVLLLLILGCSFSYFSQL; encoded by the coding sequence ATGATAACAAGCGTTTTTAAAAAATCTACTTTGCTAAATAATGCTTTGGTGGTAGTTTTGTTGCTGCTTTTCTTTTTTATGTATCAGTCAAGCGATTTGTTGTCAACAATTTCGTCCCATGGATTTTCAAAAACAGCAACACTTGTCTTGTTATTATTGACTTCTTTTTTTCTGGTGAATTTTACAGTAAAAAAGAATAACCTGACCAAAAACAGTAGTTATACCATTTTATTTTTCTTATTGTTTCTGCTCATTTTCCCATCCATATTCAATAATTCTAATTTATTGTTTGCCAATTTTTTTCTGCTTATGGCTGTTCGAAGATTGATTTCTTTGCAAACATTAAAAGCGCCAAAAGAAAAGATTTTTGATGCTTCGATGTGGATTTTTATTGCCAGCTTGTTTCATTTTTGGTGTATCCTTTTTATTATTCTGGTCTATATTTCGATATTTTTTCACGTTTCAAGAGATTTCAGAAACTGGCTTTTGCCATTTGTGGCGTTTTTTGCAACAGCAGTTATATTCATGGTTTCTGCTTTGGCGTTCGATAAAACATGGATTACACATATCATAACTCAGACGCAAACTAATTTTGAACTGGATTATTTTACAAATAATTATCAAAATATAGCGCTCTCGTTTTTTGTTGTGATTGCCCTGTATTTTTTATTCTCACTAATTTTTTCTTTGACAAATAAACCACTGATTTTGCAGGCTTCTTATAAGAAAATGATTTTTGGATTTTTAATCGGAGTAACGATTTTTTTGATTTCGCCCGATAAAAACAACGAAATGTTGATCTTTACATTTATGCCATTATCAGTGATGTGTACCACAAACATTGAATATTCACAAAGCAAAATGTATCAGGAAATCGTGTTGTTGTTGCTTATTTTGGGATGCTCGTTTAGCTATTTCTCCCAACTATAA
- a CDS encoding ferredoxin--NADP reductase, giving the protein MSSFYKLQIKEVKHETANAISVAFNIPAELKSAYKFTAGQYVNLKLTLDGQEIRRAYSVCSSPNSGELRIAIKSVKEGHFSKFANDNLKVGDILEVGQPEGKFTFEPSFSNLKNYAGFVAGSGITPVMSILKSVLESEPKSTFVLVYGNKTSDETIFLNELHELQLKYVGRFFVHYVFSRAKTEGELFGRIDKSTVNFILNNKHKEKEFDKFYLCGPEAMINLVSDVLKEHNVAEKNIKFELFSTSSANENPAAESHTGHTKITIMVDDEETTFEMSQKQTVLEAALKQGLDAPYSCQGGICSSCLARITNGTAEMKKNSILTDGEIAEGLILTCQAHPTSAEIYVDYDDV; this is encoded by the coding sequence ATGTCTTCATTTTATAAATTACAGATCAAAGAAGTAAAACACGAAACCGCCAATGCCATTTCTGTTGCTTTTAATATTCCTGCCGAATTAAAATCTGCTTACAAATTTACAGCCGGTCAATACGTAAATCTAAAATTAACTTTAGACGGACAGGAAATTCGTCGTGCGTATTCGGTTTGTTCTTCGCCTAATAGCGGTGAATTGCGCATCGCGATAAAATCTGTTAAAGAAGGTCATTTTTCAAAATTTGCGAATGATAATTTAAAAGTTGGAGACATCTTAGAAGTTGGTCAACCGGAAGGAAAGTTTACTTTTGAACCTTCATTTTCTAACTTGAAAAACTATGCCGGATTTGTTGCAGGCAGCGGAATTACGCCGGTTATGTCAATTCTGAAATCGGTTTTAGAAAGCGAACCAAAAAGCACTTTTGTTTTGGTTTACGGAAACAAAACTTCGGATGAAACTATTTTCCTCAACGAATTACATGAATTACAGCTAAAATATGTTGGGCGCTTTTTTGTGCATTATGTTTTTAGTCGGGCTAAAACTGAAGGCGAACTTTTTGGCCGAATTGACAAATCAACTGTGAATTTTATTTTGAACAATAAACACAAAGAAAAGGAGTTTGATAAATTCTATTTATGTGGTCCGGAAGCCATGATTAATCTGGTTTCTGATGTTTTAAAGGAGCATAATGTTGCCGAAAAAAACATCAAATTCGAATTGTTTTCGACTTCATCTGCTAATGAAAATCCGGCTGCCGAAAGTCATACCGGTCACACCAAAATTACCATAATGGTTGACGACGAAGAAACCACTTTTGAAATGTCTCAAAAACAAACGGTTCTCGAAGCTGCCTTAAAACAAGGGCTTGACGCTCCGTATTCTTGTCAGGGTGGAATTTGTAGTTCCTGCTTGGCGCGAATTACAAATGGTACTGCCGAAATGAAAAAGAATTCGATTTTAACTGATGGCGAAATTGCCGAAGGATTGATTTTAACATGTCAGGCACATCCAACTTCCGCAGAAATTTATGTGGATTATGATGATGTTTAA
- the upp gene encoding uracil phosphoribosyltransferase yields the protein MHIHNISENSSILNHFLAQIRDVNIQKDSMRFRKNIERIGEIMAYELSKTLEYKAIDVQTPLGIKHTTTIADHVVLCSILRAGLALHTGFMNIFDNAENGFVSAYRHHYDNDDKFDILVEYQAAPSFENKNLILIDPMLATGQSIVAVLHKLHLEQKPKEIHIAVVIAAPEGIAYLQKNLPDNCHLWIAAIDEKLNEKNYIVPGLGDAGDLAYGSKL from the coding sequence ATGCATATTCACAATATTTCGGAAAACAGCAGTATTCTTAATCATTTTTTGGCGCAAATTCGCGATGTCAATATTCAGAAAGACAGCATGCGTTTCCGAAAGAACATTGAACGAATTGGTGAAATTATGGCGTATGAACTGAGTAAAACTCTGGAATATAAAGCTATTGACGTTCAAACGCCGCTTGGCATCAAACACACCACAACCATTGCTGATCACGTGGTTTTATGTTCGATTCTTCGTGCCGGATTGGCATTGCATACAGGCTTTATGAATATTTTTGACAATGCTGAAAACGGTTTTGTTTCGGCGTACCGCCATCATTATGACAACGATGATAAGTTTGATATTTTGGTTGAATACCAAGCTGCACCATCTTTCGAAAATAAAAATCTGATTTTGATTGATCCTATGTTGGCCACAGGACAATCGATTGTGGCAGTTTTACACAAATTGCATTTGGAACAAAAACCAAAAGAAATTCATATTGCGGTTGTAATTGCGGCACCGGAAGGCATCGCCTATCTTCAAAAAAATCTTCCTGACAACTGTCATCTTTGGATAGCTGCGATTGATGAAAAACTTAACGAGAAAAACTATATAGTTCCCGGTCTTGGTGATGCCGGTGATTTGGCTTATGGAAGTAAATTATAG
- a CDS encoding DUF4254 domain-containing protein: protein MFSKFAYSIFEQSIKDYHVHDNVDQPVNNPYPKDKIEHLLYFKNWIDTVQWHFEDIIRDPNIDPVAALVLKRRIDASNQERTDMVEYIDSYFLQKYHNVKVKDNAKINSESPAWTIDRLSILALKIYHMSEEANRAEASQEHRDKCQAKLNVLLEQKSDLSTAIDDLITDIENGDKFMKVYKQMKMYNDDDLNPVLYQNKK, encoded by the coding sequence ATGTTTTCAAAATTTGCCTATTCTATATTTGAACAAAGTATCAAGGATTATCATGTTCACGATAACGTAGACCAACCCGTTAACAATCCTTATCCAAAAGATAAGATTGAGCATTTATTGTATTTTAAAAATTGGATTGACACTGTTCAGTGGCATTTTGAAGATATTATTCGCGACCCTAATATTGATCCGGTTGCGGCTTTGGTTTTGAAAAGAAGAATTGATGCATCCAACCAGGAACGTACGGATATGGTAGAATATATCGACAGTTATTTTCTTCAGAAATACCACAATGTTAAGGTAAAAGATAACGCAAAAATAAACTCTGAAAGTCCAGCCTGGACGATTGACAGATTGTCAATTTTGGCATTAAAAATTTATCATATGAGTGAAGAAGCCAATCGTGCCGAAGCTTCACAAGAACACAGAGATAAATGTCAGGCGAAATTAAATGTGTTATTAGAGCAAAAATCAGATTTGTCAACGGCCATTGATGATTTGATTACCGATATTGAAAACGGAGATAAATTCATGAAAGTGTACAAACAAATGAAAATGTACAACGATGATGATTTGAATCCGGTTTTGTACCAAAACAAAAAATAA
- a CDS encoding phenylacetate--CoA ligase family protein, giving the protein MFNFFNFSLLLNGFPMKEASVELEKILAVSEIEYENYVNQKKAAIVEYHLKHNKSYQDFVGKSSFDNWNELPIMTKKEFQKPLSERLSEGYTPSTVYVNKTSGSSGDPFIFAKDKFCHALTWSNIIYRFGWFGIDFNSSLQARFYGIPLDFIGNKKERIKDLLSHRYRFTIFDLSDVVLEKVLTKFQNKKFDYINGYTSSIVLFAKFLQKKNIVLTSVCPTLKCCIVTSEMLFDDDKILLEKQFGVPVVNEYGASELDLIAFQNPEGEWQVNSETIFVEILDEENNVLPNGKEGRIVITSLYNKAHPFIRYDIGDVGILDEKSTSKKPILKKLIGRTNDIAVLPSGKKSPGLTFYYVTKSIIEDDGNVKEFVIKQTKIDTFDIEYVSELELTEAQIQQIEKAITTYLESGLTFSFNRKEKLERSKSGKLKQFVSLIK; this is encoded by the coding sequence ATGTTCAACTTTTTCAATTTTTCGCTTTTACTAAATGGCTTTCCTATGAAGGAAGCGTCTGTCGAATTGGAAAAAATTCTGGCTGTTTCGGAAATTGAGTATGAAAATTATGTAAATCAAAAGAAGGCTGCAATCGTTGAGTATCATTTAAAACACAACAAATCGTATCAGGACTTTGTTGGAAAAAGTTCTTTTGACAATTGGAATGAGCTTCCGATAATGACTAAAAAAGAATTTCAAAAACCTTTGTCAGAAAGGCTTTCCGAAGGATATACTCCATCAACTGTTTATGTAAACAAAACCTCTGGCTCAAGTGGTGATCCTTTTATTTTTGCCAAAGATAAATTTTGTCATGCCTTGACCTGGTCTAATATCATTTATCGTTTCGGTTGGTTTGGAATTGATTTTAATTCGTCCTTACAAGCCCGTTTTTATGGAATCCCATTAGATTTTATCGGAAATAAAAAAGAGCGTATCAAAGACTTGTTGAGCCATCGTTATCGTTTTACCATTTTTGATTTATCTGATGTTGTTTTAGAAAAAGTCTTAACCAAATTTCAAAATAAAAAATTCGATTATATCAATGGCTATACCAGTTCGATAGTTTTATTTGCCAAATTTTTACAAAAGAAAAATATTGTTTTAACATCGGTTTGCCCAACACTAAAATGTTGCATTGTAACCTCTGAAATGCTTTTTGATGATGATAAAATACTGCTCGAAAAACAATTTGGCGTTCCGGTTGTCAATGAATATGGCGCCTCTGAACTTGATTTGATTGCGTTCCAAAACCCGGAAGGCGAATGGCAGGTGAATTCTGAAACCATTTTTGTAGAAATTTTAGATGAGGAAAACAACGTTTTACCAAATGGCAAAGAAGGCCGAATTGTGATAACATCATTATATAATAAAGCGCATCCGTTTATCCGATATGATATTGGCGATGTTGGAATTTTAGACGAAAAAAGTACTTCTAAAAAACCGATTCTTAAGAAACTAATTGGTCGAACCAACGATATTGCTGTTTTGCCAAGCGGAAAAAAATCCCCGGGATTAACCTTTTATTATGTTACCAAAAGCATCATCGAAGACGATGGAAATGTCAAAGAATTTGTGATAAAACAAACCAAAATCGATACTTTTGACATCGAATATGTAAGTGAATTAGAATTAACCGAAGCTCAAATTCAACAAATTGAAAAAGCCATTACAACTTATTTAGAAAGTGGTCTGACTTTTTCATTTAACCGTAAAGAAAAACTAGAACGCAGCAAAAGTGGAAAATTGAAACAGTTTGTTTCATTGATAAAATAA
- the wecB gene encoding non-hydrolyzing UDP-N-acetylglucosamine 2-epimerase, with the protein MKITIVAGARPNFIKIAPIIKAIEKKQNEGAKLSYRLVHTGQHYDKNLSDTFFEELNIPHPNANLEVKSGSQSVQTAAIMIAFEEELLQNPCDLVLVVGDVNSTMACAIVAKKLNIKVTHVEAGIRSGDMTMPEEINRIVTDSITDYFFTTSTWAGENLLKYGAEPSAIHFVGNVMIDTLYQNLDRISAPSFWNKFDLEAGNYIVLTLHRPANVDEEKSLVNLLAGIDKMVGDKKIIFPIHPRTKAILGEQNLNLKNILFVEPQGYLNFMYLIKNSFAVITDSGGISEETTVLGIPCFTMRNNTERPETQNIGTNTLVGTSIENLKKVFGEFLANGPRKAGIPELWDGKASERIIAVLLTK; encoded by the coding sequence ATGAAAATCACAATAGTCGCAGGAGCAAGACCTAACTTTATAAAAATCGCGCCCATTATCAAAGCGATAGAAAAAAAGCAAAACGAAGGAGCTAAACTTTCCTATCGTTTAGTTCACACAGGCCAACACTACGATAAAAACCTCAGCGATACGTTTTTTGAGGAATTGAACATTCCACATCCAAATGCAAATCTCGAAGTCAAAAGCGGTTCCCAATCGGTGCAAACTGCTGCCATCATGATTGCCTTTGAAGAAGAGTTGTTGCAAAATCCATGTGATTTGGTTTTGGTAGTTGGTGATGTCAATTCGACTATGGCGTGTGCTATTGTTGCCAAAAAATTAAACATAAAAGTCACACACGTTGAAGCCGGAATTCGTTCCGGAGACATGACAATGCCCGAAGAAATCAACAGAATTGTAACGGATAGCATTACCGATTATTTTTTTACAACCTCAACTTGGGCAGGAGAAAATCTCTTAAAGTATGGTGCCGAACCTTCTGCAATTCATTTTGTGGGCAACGTGATGATTGATACTTTATACCAAAATTTAGACAGAATTTCTGCGCCAAGTTTTTGGAACAAATTTGATTTAGAAGCCGGTAATTATATAGTCTTAACATTGCATCGTCCGGCAAATGTTGATGAAGAAAAATCGTTAGTGAATTTATTAGCTGGCATTGACAAAATGGTTGGTGATAAAAAAATTATTTTCCCAATTCATCCCAGAACTAAAGCGATCTTAGGTGAACAAAATCTGAATTTGAAAAACATCCTTTTTGTTGAACCACAAGGTTATCTGAACTTCATGTATTTAATCAAAAACAGTTTTGCTGTCATTACCGATTCAGGTGGCATTTCGGAAGAAACTACCGTTTTGGGAATTCCGTGTTTTACGATGCGGAACAATACCGAAAGACCCGAAACACAGAACATCGGTACAAATACATTAGTGGGGACTTCGATTGAAAATTTAAAAAAAGTATTTGGAGAATTTCTGGCAAATGGCCCAAGAAAAGCGGGAATTCCAGAGCTTTGGGATGGTAAAGCTTCCGAAAGAATAATTGCTGTTTTACTAACCAAATAA
- a CDS encoding glycosyltransferase family 9 protein produces the protein MGDVAMTVPVIRAFVSQNPDVKITVVSRPFFKPFFDGIENVNFFAVDVKERHKGLKGLLKLYSDLKQLNIDAVADLHNVLRSQIIRTLFALSGKKVAFTDKGRAEKRALTRAENKVFKPIKTMVERHVETFKKLGFNVDLSNPKFPQKANLSNEILKVSGEKATQKWIGIAPFAQYDSKVYPQDLIQQVIDELASDANNKIFLFGGGNKEIEILNSLANGKVNVINVAGKLKLPQELDLISSLDVMLSMDSGNSHIAAMLGTKVITLWGATHPFAGFAPFNQPLENCLVSDREKFPLLPTSVYGNKKVEGYEEAMRTIPVEKVIEKVLST, from the coding sequence ATGGGCGATGTTGCGATGACAGTTCCTGTTATAAGAGCTTTTGTTTCTCAAAATCCAGACGTAAAAATTACGGTTGTTTCCCGACCATTTTTCAAACCTTTTTTTGATGGAATTGAGAATGTGAATTTCTTCGCCGTTGATGTAAAAGAAAGACACAAAGGGTTGAAGGGGCTATTGAAATTATATTCCGATTTAAAGCAATTGAACATTGATGCTGTCGCCGATTTGCATAATGTTTTGCGTTCCCAAATAATCCGAACTTTATTCGCGTTAAGCGGAAAAAAAGTAGCGTTTACAGATAAAGGAAGAGCCGAAAAAAGAGCATTAACCCGTGCCGAAAACAAAGTCTTCAAGCCGATTAAAACCATGGTTGAAAGGCATGTTGAGACTTTTAAAAAACTAGGTTTCAACGTTGATTTGTCAAATCCAAAGTTTCCACAAAAAGCGAATTTGTCAAATGAAATTTTAAAAGTTTCAGGCGAAAAAGCAACTCAAAAATGGATAGGCATCGCGCCATTTGCACAATACGACAGCAAAGTATATCCGCAGGATTTGATACAACAAGTCATCGATGAATTGGCATCAGATGCAAACAATAAAATCTTTCTTTTTGGTGGCGGAAACAAAGAAATTGAAATACTGAATTCCTTAGCTAACGGAAAAGTAAATGTGATAAATGTTGCAGGAAAGTTAAAGCTTCCACAAGAATTAGATTTGATTTCCAGCTTAGACGTAATGCTTTCTATGGATTCCGGAAACTCGCACATTGCTGCTATGCTAGGGACAAAAGTAATTACACTTTGGGGCGCCACACATCCTTTTGCCGGGTTTGCACCATTTAATCAACCACTTGAAAATTGTTTGGTTTCTGACAGAGAAAAGTTTCCACTATTGCCAACTTCAGTTTACGGAAATAAAAAAGTGGAAGGTTATGAAGAAGCAATGCGAACGATTCCCGTTGAAAAAGTCATAGAAAAAGTTTTATCAACCTGA
- a CDS encoding DUF6341 family protein, which produces MRAFFEGIQSLFVDFLFKPLDFLRSLELSNWWLANIVSWTLIIVCAYYTVYWCQELAKHRANNEEDQDTTAHSFLK; this is translated from the coding sequence ATGAGAGCATTTTTTGAAGGCATTCAATCTTTATTTGTAGACTTTTTATTCAAACCACTAGATTTTTTACGCTCTTTAGAGTTAAGCAACTGGTGGTTGGCTAACATTGTTAGCTGGACACTAATAATAGTTTGTGCATACTACACTGTTTACTGGTGTCAGGAATTAGCAAAACACAGAGCCAACAACGAAGAAGACCAAGATACAACGGCTCATTCTTTCTTAAAGTAA